From the genome of Muricauda sp. SCSIO 64092, one region includes:
- the ilvN gene encoding acetolactate synthase small subunit, whose product MEKQWFTISVYSENSVGLLNRISGIFLKRHINIESLNVSKSEIEHVSKFTIVVNTTEDWTRKIVQQIEKQVEVIKAFYHTDEETIYQESALFKIKSALLFDEPQIQNAIKESNSKIVTVHREFFVLAKTGRRHEIDEMHDRLEPFGIMQFVRSGRIAVSKAKMPITEILEEFHLNN is encoded by the coding sequence ATGGAAAAACAGTGGTTTACCATTTCGGTATATTCCGAGAATAGTGTGGGACTGTTAAATAGAATATCCGGTATATTCTTAAAGCGTCACATTAATATTGAAAGCCTAAATGTTTCAAAATCAGAAATTGAACATGTTTCTAAATTTACAATTGTGGTCAATACCACTGAAGATTGGACCCGGAAAATTGTTCAGCAAATAGAGAAGCAGGTGGAGGTCATCAAAGCTTTTTACCATACTGATGAAGAAACCATTTATCAGGAATCCGCATTGTTTAAGATCAAGTCGGCCTTACTTTTTGATGAACCTCAAATCCAGAATGCCATAAAGGAAAGCAACTCCAAAATTGTAACGGTACACCGTGAATTTTTTGTGTTGGCCAAAACGGGAAGACGACATGAGATCGATGAGATGCACGACAGATTGGAACCTTTTGGTATTATGCAATTTGTTCGTTCGGGACGTATTGCGGTGAGCAAGGCCAAAATGCCCATAACGGAAATTTTAGAAGAATTTCATCTTAATAACTAA
- a CDS encoding O-methyltransferase: MNQAEMINIPEVYGKLLEKSSEIGFTMPSDVYIGSLLKTLVASKPNGNFLELGTGIGLSLSWMVDGMDATSTLTTLDNDAELVEIAKSYFGGDKRVTISCAEGGSWLEEYKGEKFDLVFADAWPGKYSHLELMLEQLKPGGFYIVDDMKQQPNWPDGHGKKVLELIRYLEGRNDMELTKMDWSTGIVIAVKTIN; this comes from the coding sequence ATGAACCAAGCTGAGATGATAAATATCCCGGAAGTTTACGGAAAACTCTTGGAAAAGTCTTCTGAAATAGGCTTTACAATGCCTTCTGATGTTTATATCGGCTCATTGTTAAAGACGCTAGTAGCCTCAAAGCCAAATGGAAATTTTTTGGAGTTGGGTACGGGAATTGGGTTGTCCCTGTCCTGGATGGTGGACGGAATGGATGCCACATCTACTTTGACAACACTGGATAACGATGCGGAGTTGGTGGAAATTGCAAAATCATATTTTGGAGGGGACAAAAGGGTCACTATTAGCTGTGCTGAAGGCGGTTCTTGGTTGGAGGAATATAAGGGCGAAAAGTTTGATCTGGTCTTCGCAGATGCATGGCCGGGCAAATACAGCCATTTGGAGTTGATGCTTGAGCAACTGAAACCTGGTGGGTTTTATATAGTTGATGATATGAAGCAACAACCCAATTGGCCGGATGGACATGGGAAAAAAGTGTTGGAATTGATACGTTATTTGGAAGGCCGAAACGACATGGAGCTGACCAAAATGGATTGGTCCACAGGAATAGTAATCGCAGTAAAAACAATAAATTAA
- the ilvB gene encoding biosynthetic-type acetolactate synthase large subunit, translating into METLKAKQKKTSTKKSVKITGAEAIIHCLLEEGVDLIYGYPGGAIMPVYDELYKFQDKLTHILTRHEQGATHAAQGYARVSGRVGVAMATSGPGATNLVTGLADAQIDSTPIVCITGQVPRHLLGSDAFQETDIVGISTPVTKWNHQITKASEIPEVMAKAFYIAKSGRPGPVLIDITKNAQFDELDFSYEKCTGVRSYKPVPQPNLDSIAEAAEAINNAKKPYIVWGQGIILGKAEEELKALVEKAGIPAAWTIMGESAIPTDHPLNVGMVGMHGNYGPNVLTNECDVLLAIGMRFDDRVTGKLDTYAKQAKVIHFEIDPAEVGKNVKPDIPILGNCKETLALLLPMIRENEHKEWKAEFDKKYEEEFETVIKNDIHPTKPGLTMGEVIEEINLASEHKAVMVTDVGQHQMIACRYAKFKETKSNITSGGLGTMGFALPAAIGAKQGAPERQVVAIIGDGGYQMTIQELGVIFQHNLGIKIVVLNNDHLGMVRQWQELFFERRYASTIMTNPDFVKIAEGYHIKSSRVSKRENLKATIQEMMAFEGPYFLEVVVEKEDNVFPMIPSGASVSDIRLK; encoded by the coding sequence ATGGAAACATTAAAAGCAAAACAAAAAAAGACGTCAACCAAAAAATCGGTGAAGATCACGGGTGCAGAAGCCATAATTCATTGTCTTTTGGAAGAAGGCGTGGATTTGATATACGGTTACCCTGGTGGGGCCATCATGCCTGTTTATGACGAGCTTTACAAGTTCCAGGATAAATTGACCCATATCCTTACCCGTCATGAACAGGGTGCTACCCATGCAGCACAAGGATATGCCCGTGTAAGTGGAAGGGTAGGGGTTGCCATGGCAACCTCAGGACCCGGGGCTACAAATTTGGTTACGGGTCTTGCAGATGCACAAATTGATTCAACACCCATAGTTTGTATCACAGGTCAGGTACCAAGGCATTTATTGGGTTCGGATGCTTTCCAGGAAACGGATATTGTGGGGATTTCCACCCCCGTGACCAAATGGAACCATCAGATTACCAAAGCCTCCGAGATACCGGAAGTAATGGCGAAGGCATTCTATATTGCCAAATCCGGCCGTCCAGGCCCGGTTTTGATTGATATCACCAAAAACGCCCAATTTGATGAACTGGATTTTTCATATGAGAAATGTACCGGAGTACGCAGTTACAAACCGGTACCACAACCCAATCTGGATAGCATAGCCGAAGCTGCCGAAGCCATCAACAATGCTAAAAAACCGTATATCGTTTGGGGACAAGGTATTATTTTGGGCAAAGCGGAGGAAGAACTCAAGGCATTGGTCGAAAAAGCCGGCATTCCCGCCGCTTGGACCATAATGGGTGAATCTGCGATACCTACCGACCATCCCCTAAATGTAGGCATGGTAGGTATGCACGGAAATTATGGGCCCAATGTGCTCACCAACGAATGTGATGTGCTGCTTGCCATAGGAATGCGGTTTGATGATAGGGTGACCGGAAAATTGGATACTTATGCCAAACAGGCCAAGGTCATCCATTTTGAAATAGACCCTGCCGAAGTAGGTAAAAATGTAAAACCGGATATTCCAATCTTGGGCAATTGCAAGGAGACGTTGGCGTTACTGCTCCCTATGATCAGGGAAAATGAACACAAGGAGTGGAAAGCTGAATTTGATAAGAAATATGAAGAAGAGTTTGAGACGGTGATCAAAAACGATATCCACCCAACCAAACCGGGTCTTACGATGGGGGAGGTAATCGAGGAGATTAACTTGGCATCGGAACACAAGGCCGTGATGGTAACCGATGTTGGCCAGCATCAAATGATTGCCTGCCGGTATGCCAAATTCAAGGAAACCAAGAGCAATATTACCTCAGGCGGATTGGGAACCATGGGATTTGCGCTCCCCGCGGCCATAGGGGCCAAGCAGGGCGCACCGGAACGCCAGGTAGTAGCCATAATCGGCGATGGGGGCTATCAAATGACCATACAGGAACTGGGGGTTATTTTTCAACACAATCTTGGAATTAAAATAGTGGTGTTGAACAATGATCATTTGGGGATGGTAAGACAATGGCAGGAGTTGTTCTTTGAACGCCGTTATGCCTCAACGATAATGACGAATCCGGATTTTGTGAAGATAGCGGAAGGCTATCACATCAAATCTTCCCGGGTATCGAAAAGGGAAAATCTTAAAGCTACAATCCAAGAGATGATGGCCTTTGAAGGTCCTTACTTTTTGGAAGTGGTCGTGGAAAAGGAAGACAATGTGTTCCCAATGATTCCGTCAGGAGCATCCGTTTCCGATATACGTTTAAAATAG
- the ilvD gene encoding dihydroxy-acid dehydratase, whose translation MELNKYSKNVTQDPTQPAAQAMLHAIGLTETDLKKPLIGIGSTGYEGNPCNMHLNELSEYVKEGIQSTDLVGLIFNTIGVSDGISMGTYGMRYSLPSRDIIADSMETVVQAMNYDGLVTVVGCDKNMPGALMAMIRLNRPSVLVYGGTIASGCLNNKKLDVVSAFEAWGEKVAGTMNEEEYKAVIQNACPGAGACGGMYTANTMASAIEALGMAMPYNSSNPATGTEKKEDCIASGKALRHLLEKDIKPSDIISKKSLENAVRLITVLGGSTNAVLHFLAIAKAAEIQFDLSDFQRISDTTPFLADLKPSGKFLMEDVHRVGGIPAVMKFMLEKGMLHGDCLTITGKTVAENLAEVPSLLDGQKIVHDLDDPIKETGHIRILYGNIAADGAVAKITGKEGLYFSGPAKVFAGEFEANDGIKNGLVKKGDVVVIRYEGPKGGPGMPEMLKPTAAIMGAGLGKDVALITDGRFSGGTHGFVVGHISPEAQDGGNIALIEDGDTITIDAEKNTISVDLSDAELEKRRSNWKQPPLKVRKGSLYKYAKIVASASLGCVTDEF comes from the coding sequence ATGGAACTTAACAAATACAGCAAAAACGTAACCCAAGACCCCACCCAACCTGCCGCTCAGGCGATGTTGCATGCCATTGGCTTAACCGAAACCGATTTGAAGAAGCCCTTGATAGGGATAGGAAGCACGGGTTACGAGGGCAATCCTTGTAATATGCACTTGAATGAGCTGTCCGAATATGTCAAGGAAGGGATTCAATCCACGGATTTGGTAGGCTTGATTTTTAACACCATTGGTGTTAGCGATGGGATTTCCATGGGAACCTATGGAATGCGGTATTCCCTGCCTTCAAGGGATATTATTGCCGATTCCATGGAAACCGTGGTACAGGCCATGAACTACGATGGCCTGGTAACGGTAGTGGGTTGCGATAAAAATATGCCTGGGGCACTAATGGCCATGATTCGATTGAACCGACCATCCGTTCTGGTCTACGGAGGAACCATTGCCTCCGGGTGTTTGAACAATAAAAAGCTCGATGTGGTCTCTGCTTTTGAAGCCTGGGGCGAAAAAGTGGCGGGAACCATGAACGAAGAGGAATACAAGGCGGTGATACAAAATGCATGTCCCGGGGCGGGAGCCTGTGGTGGAATGTATACGGCCAATACCATGGCCTCCGCCATTGAAGCATTGGGAATGGCCATGCCCTACAATTCTTCAAATCCGGCAACGGGAACGGAAAAAAAAGAAGACTGTATCGCTTCTGGAAAAGCGCTGCGCCATCTTTTGGAAAAGGATATCAAACCCTCCGATATCATTTCGAAAAAATCATTGGAAAATGCGGTTCGATTGATTACCGTACTCGGGGGCTCCACCAATGCGGTTTTACACTTTTTGGCCATTGCAAAAGCAGCGGAAATCCAATTTGACCTAAGTGATTTTCAACGGATAAGTGATACTACACCATTTCTGGCCGATTTAAAGCCCAGCGGTAAGTTTTTGATGGAAGATGTCCACCGGGTCGGTGGAATTCCCGCTGTGATGAAATTCATGTTGGAAAAGGGAATGCTACATGGGGACTGCCTCACCATAACCGGCAAAACAGTGGCCGAAAATCTGGCCGAGGTTCCCAGTTTATTGGATGGACAAAAAATAGTACATGATTTGGACGATCCCATCAAGGAAACCGGACATATCCGAATTCTTTATGGAAATATTGCGGCAGACGGTGCGGTAGCCAAAATTACGGGTAAGGAAGGCCTTTATTTTTCCGGGCCTGCCAAAGTCTTTGCCGGTGAGTTTGAAGCCAACGACGGTATTAAGAACGGTCTGGTGAAAAAAGGGGATGTGGTCGTTATTCGGTATGAAGGTCCCAAAGGCGGTCCTGGAATGCCCGAAATGCTTAAACCCACCGCCGCTATTATGGGGGCTGGACTGGGTAAGGATGTGGCGTTGATTACGGACGGCCGTTTTTCCGGTGGTACCCACGGCTTTGTGGTTGGGCATATATCCCCCGAGGCGCAAGATGGAGGTAACATCGCTTTGATTGAAGACGGGGATACTATTACCATTGATGCCGAGAAAAATACCATTTCGGTCGATTTAAGTGATGCGGAACTGGAAAAAAGACGAAGCAATTGGAAACAACCACCACTTAAAGTACGAAAAGGGAGTCTTTATAAATATGCCAAAATAGTGGCATCAGCCTCCTTGGGCTGTGTTACGGATGAATTTTAA